A genomic region of Raphanus sativus cultivar WK10039 chromosome 6, ASM80110v3, whole genome shotgun sequence contains the following coding sequences:
- the LOC108808957 gene encoding receptor-like protein 53 encodes MKVFWNLTSTIFLTLSILFLFVHNYEDVSAVPTSHLCRLDQRDALLQFKTEFEVQNSPYAYDYCISNGIKSHRKTESWANNSDCCTWEGITCSAKSGEVIELDLSCSYLRGKFHSNSSLQNLHSLTTLNLSRNDFSGQILSSNHITSLDLSQNRFSHFNPSSIVDLSYLTFLDLSSNIFSGQIPSSIGNLSHLMYFDLSSNQFSGRIPSSIGNLSRLTYLDLSSNQFSGQIPSSIGNLSRLMYLDLSFSDISGQIPFSIGNLSHLTYLDLSTPQISGKIPSSIGNLSHLTYLDLSDTQISGQIPSSIGNLYNLTYLDLSKNDIVGEIPSSFGNLNQLTSLDVNYNKLNGSLPITLLNLTKLSYFALYQNQFTGTIPPNISSLSKMRIFDARNNAFSGTLPSSLFTIPSMDSVDLSDNQLNGILELGNISSPPMLRMLDLNNNKLRGPIPAMISKFTNLVRLRLSPYNTQGPVDFSLFSHLKSLKALDLSDLNTTTTIDLNNFLSYFKSLRQLDLSGNLVSATKKSPVSDTPLLSDLYLSGCGITEFPEFAIGNQSMSNLDISNNKIKGHVPSWLWTLPYLNLSNNSFTGFENSTKHGLELPGIIIMLASNNFTGNIPSLMCDFRSATILDLSNNNFSGLFPRCLENLNGSLLYLNLRQNRLHGDLPNIIFQRLIMLDVGHNQLTGKLPRSLIHFSNLEVLNVESNIINDTYPLWLSSLPDLKVLVIRSNAFHGPIHQTLFPMLQIIDISHNHFNGTLPSDYFERWSAMSSLGTIYDQRFDDMYMGDSYYYYSVVLMNKGLEMELVRILNIYTALDISGNKFEGEIPRSIGLLKELKVLNLSNNAFTGHIPSSMGNLTALESLDVSQNQLSGEIPQELGSLSFLSYMNFSHNQLTGLVPGGTQFRRLNCTSFEDNPGLFGPSLDEVCRDIHAPTPHETPESKEVEAEEEEEVLSWIAAVIGVIPGIAFGWVLGYILVSYRPEWFMNPFVRNKRRRRTTTAH; translated from the coding sequence ATGAAAGTCTTTTGGAACTTAACCAGTACCATTTTTCTTACTCTTTCTATACTTTTCTTATTCGTTCACAATTATGAGGACGTGTCTGCGGTTCCAACTTCGCACTTGTGTCGTCTGGACCAAAGGGATGCACTTCTCCAATTCAAGACCGAGTTCGAGGTTCAAAACTCTCCCTATGCTTATGATTATTGTATTAGCAATGGTATTAAGTCTCATCGGAAGACAGAGTCATGGGCGAATAACAGCGATTGTTGTACTTGGGAGGGTATCACGTGCAGTGCCAAATCAGGTGAAGTGATTGAGCTAGACCTTAGTTGCAGCTACCTACGTGGCAAGTTTCATTCCAATAGCAGTCTTCAAAACCTTCATTCTCTAACCACTCTAAACCTTTCACGTAATGATTTCAGTGGTCAAATCTTGTCTTCAAACCATATCACCTCTCTCGACCTTTCACAAAATCGTTTCAGCCATTTCAATCCTTCTTCGATAGTAGACCTTTCTTATCTCACCTTTCTCGATCTTTCAAGTAATATCTTTTCTGGTCAGATTCCATCTTCCATTGGAAATCTTTCTCATCTCATGTATTTTGACCTTTCTTCTAATCAATTTTCCGGTCGGATTCCATCTTCCATTGGAAATCTTTCTCGTCTCACCTATCTTGACCTTTCTTCTAATCAATTTTCAGGTCAGATTCCCTCTTCGATTGGAAATCTTTCCCGTCTCATGTATCTTGACCTTTCTTTTAGTGATATTTCGGGTCAGATTCCATTTTCGATTGGAAACCTTTCTCATCTCACTTATCTTGACCTTTCTACTCCTCAAATTTCGGGTAAGATTCCCTCTTCGATTGGAAACCTTTCTCATCTCACTTATCTTGACCTTTCTGATACTCAAATTTCGGGTCAGATTCCATCTTCCATTGGAAACCTTTATAACCTCACTTATCTTGACCTTTCTAAGAATGATATTGTTGGTGAAATCCCATCTTCTTTTGGCAACCTAAACCAGCTGACCAGCTTAGATGTTAATTACAATAAGCTCAATGGAAGCTTACCCATTACACTATTGAATCTGACAAAGTTGTCATATTTTGCACTCTACCAGAATCAGTTTACAGGAACAATTCCTCCTAACATCAGTTCACTATCCAAAATGAGGATTTTTGATGCAAGAAACAACGCTTTCAGTGGAACCCTgccttcttctctcttcaccATTCCTTCTATGGATAGTGTTGATTTGTCTGATAACCAACTCAACGGTATTCTTGAGCTTGGGAATATATCTTCACCACCTATGCTACGAATGTTAGACCTTAACAATAACAAATTGAGAGGGCCAATCCCGGCCATGATATCCAAATTTACCAACCTTGTCCGACTTCGCCTTTCCCCCTACAATACACAAGGTCCAGTTGACTTTAGTCTCTTCTCACATCTCAAGTCGCTCAAAGCACTTGACCTATCCGATTTGAACACGACGACTACCATTGACTTGAATAATTTCTTGTCGTATTTTAAGAGTCTCCGTCAGTTGGATCTCTCAGGCAACCTTGTTTCAGCCACAAAAAAGAGTCCAGTTTCAGATACCCCTTTGTTGTCTGACTTGTACTTGTCAGGCTGCGGTATCACCGAGTTTCCGGAGTTTGCAATTGGAAACCAAAGTATGTCGAACCTAGACATTtccaacaataaaatcaaaGGCCACGTGCCTAGCTGGCTTTGGACACTACCATACCTGAATCTTTCCAACAACTCTTTCACCGGCTTCGAGAACTCCACGAAACATGGGCTAGAATTACCGGGAATAATTATCATGCTTGCGTCAAACAATTTTACTGGAAATATTCCCTCTCTCATGTGTGATTTTAGGTCTGCAACCATTCTTGATTTATCAAACAACAACTTCAGTGGTTTGTTCCCTCGTTGTCTGGAAAATCTCAACGGTTCTCTTTTATATCTAAACCTTCGTCAAAATCGTCTGCATGGAGATCTTccaaatattatatttcaaaGATTAATAATGCTTGACGTCGGACATAACCAACTGACGGGGAAGCTTCCAAGATCTTTAATCCATTTCTCTAATCTTGAAGTTTTGAACGTGGAAAGCAACATCATCAATGATACGTATCCGTTATGGTTGAGTTCTCTACCAGACCTCAAAGTTCTTGTAATACGCTCCAATGCGTTCCATGGACCGATACATCAAACTTTGTTCCCTATGTTGCAAATCATCGACATATCGCATAATCACTTCAATGGAACTTTGCCATCAGACTACTTCGAGAGGTGGAGTGCTATGTCATCACTTGGGACAATTTATGATCAGCGGTTTGACGACATGTACATGGGAGATTCCTATTACTATTATTCAGTGGTGTTGATGAATAAAGGTTTAGAAATGGAGCTAGTACGTATCCTGAATATCTACACAGCACTCGATATTTCAGGAAACAAATTTGAAGGAGAGATCCCACGGTCCATCGGTCTGTTGAAAGAGTTAAAGGTGCTCAACTTGTCGAACAATGCTTTCACAGGCCACATCCCTTCATCTATGGGAAACCTCACGGCTCTTGAGTCTTTGGACGTTTCCCAAAACCAGCTTTCAGGAGAAATTCCGCAAGAGCTAGGGAGCCTCTCATTCCTTTCCTACATGAACTTCTCTCACAACCAGCTTACAGGTCTAGTACCAGGCGGCACTCAGTTTCGAAGGCTGAACTGCACTTCTTTTGAGGACAATCCGGGACTTTTTGGCCCTTCTCTTGACGAAGTTTGCAGAGATATTCACGCGCCAACACCACATGAAACACCTGAATCAAAGGAAgtagaagcagaagaagaggaagaggtgTTGAGTTGGATAGCAGCTGTAATAGGGGTCATACCTGGTATTGCTTTTGGATGGGTGCTTGGATACATACTTGTTTCCTACAGACCAGAGTGGTTCATGAACCCTTTTGTCCGAAACAAACGCAGACGCCGCACCACCACAGCTCATTAA